In one window of Acidobacteriota bacterium DNA:
- a CDS encoding MauE/DoxX family redox-associated membrane protein: MTFLKTFLTHRVIIVLFRVIIGAIFIWASLDKIAHASDFSRAIHNYRIMPVLTENIMAISLPWLELLAGLFLIIGYRVRGAATVISALLMIFIMAITVALLRGLDISCGCFDTQGGAKIGLDILFQDLLMLVMSGSIALAGPGQETRP; this comes from the coding sequence ATGACTTTTCTGAAAACCTTTCTCACGCATCGGGTCATCATTGTCCTGTTCCGGGTGATCATCGGAGCGATTTTTATATGGGCGAGCCTGGACAAGATCGCGCATGCCTCGGATTTCTCGAGGGCCATTCACAACTATCGGATCATGCCGGTCTTGACGGAAAACATCATGGCCATCTCTCTTCCCTGGTTGGAGCTTCTGGCGGGGCTCTTTCTCATCATTGGCTACAGGGTGCGCGGGGCTGCCACAGTGATCTCCGCTCTTCTCATGATCTTCATCATGGCCATCACGGTGGCCCTCCTCAGAGGGCTGGATATCTCCTGCGGTTGTTTTGATACGCAAGGGGGGGCCAAGATTGGGTTGGATATTCTCTTCCAGGATCTTCTCATGCTCGTCATGTCCGGATCCATTGCCCTGGCGGGGCCCGGACAGGAGACGCGTCCTTAA
- a CDS encoding rhodanese-like domain-containing protein — protein sequence IIKKPLPVKQSQSGEVRESRAVEPQEPEWIELELARKHFEEKDAIFIDAREVEEYQEGHIQDAVNVPYGWYWKEHPDLSTLLPEGRVIIIYCSGSDCEASVQLAFAMFERGYSNLKIFFGGWEDWVNAGLPVQEGPQP from the coding sequence CATCATCAAAAAGCCCCTTCCCGTGAAACAAAGCCAAAGTGGTGAAGTGCGAGAGAGCAGGGCAGTCGAACCTCAGGAACCGGAATGGATCGAACTGGAGCTAGCCAGGAAACATTTTGAAGAGAAGGATGCCATCTTCATCGACGCTCGGGAGGTGGAAGAGTATCAAGAAGGGCACATCCAGGACGCGGTGAATGTTCCCTATGGGTGGTATTGGAAAGAACACCCTGACCTGTCCACCCTCTTGCCGGAGGGAAGGGTGATCATCATTTATTGCTCCGGATCAGATTGTGAGGCCAGCGTTCAGCTGGCGTTCGCCATGTTCGAAAGAGGATATTCCAATCTCAAGATCTTCTTTGGAGGTTGGGAGGATTGGGTCAACGCTGGCTTGCCGGTGCAGGAGGGGCCACAGCCATGA